One segment of Rosa chinensis cultivar Old Blush chromosome 6, RchiOBHm-V2, whole genome shotgun sequence DNA contains the following:
- the LOC112171968 gene encoding receptor-like serine/threonine-protein kinase SD1-8 — MAMALPLIICLILFSSLFPFPCRAITDTLTASDSLSDNQTLVSAGGVFVLGFFIDSSSGNHYLGIWLRADAKRVVWVAYREIPILDSSGVLQIRSGNLVVSDRRQLQLIVNSGNVATTTNTSATLLDTGNLVLKDENTGTTVWQSFDAPTDTYLPGMKVGLFGLNTSQQSFRILTSWESAQNPSRGLFTFSLDRIDFTKIDVWRGDGLQMHIAFWDGHDLRFIFENTTANNDYNFSYTSINGSEAYYTFSHNKKYDLMWFVMASTGNLDQYFMVNGKITSTSHALCEDSSGGNSGKCLTSLPPMCGNTFDQTNGSLPSTVKVDSINIGANDCETLCKSNCSCTAYVSVQNDQSVCQLYYGSKQELMKMMEIGPGTINVRVSANTSDGKKWKRWLTIVLPVVFLSALISVFSFCYLRWRRGPQGISRREGIIISDEVRLFQIGSTNASPIQYDLARVANMMELSRSQKDQELPFFTFSAIQTATNDFAKANKLGEGGFGPVYKGKLLEGQEIAVKRLSELSRQGLEEFKNEVLVICKLQHRNLVRILGCCIEGEESILVYEYMPNKSLDSFIFDPAKRVLLDWKKRMNIIDGISQGLLYLHKYSRLRIIHRDLKTSNILLDSDMNPKISDFGMARIFGDNDTRGKTNRVVGTFGYMSPEYAMGGLFSEKSDVFSFGVILLEVISGKKNIPFFESDQASLNLLGNAWNLWNEGKSMELLDSALVASCSSSEVMRCIQMGLLCVQERAMDRPNMSDVASMLSNQSIPLPLPKEPAFWSQLSSTDADTSSSRQRHYSTIESTLTISEVHAR; from the exons ATGGCAATGGCTCTTCCTCTTATTATTTGCTTGATATTATTCTCAAGCTTGTTTCCATTTCCATGCCGTGCAATCACAGACACGCTCACAGCTTCAGACTCGTTGAGCGACAACCAAACGCTGGTTTCTGCAGGCGGAGTCTTCGTCCTTGGCTTCTTCATCGATAGCTCTTCAGGTAATCACTATCTAGGTATATGGCTGAGAGCTGATGCAAAGAGAGTTGTTTGGGTTGCCTACCGTGAAATACCTATATTGGACTCTTCCGGCGTGCTTCAAATCCGGTCAGGGAATCTGGTTGTCTCCGACCGACGACAACTGCAGCTCATAGTCAACTCGGGAAACGttgccaccaccaccaacacgAGTGCAACACTTCTTGATACGGGAAATCTTGTGCTCAAGGATGAAAATACAG GTACCACTGTATGGCAAAGCTTCGATGCACCAACTGATACATATCTTCCGGGGATGAAAGTTGGGTTGTTTGGCCTAAACACAAGCCAACAAAGCTTTCGGATTCTCACTTCCTGGGAAAGCGCTCAAAACCCTAGTCGTGGCCTCTTCACCTTCTCGCTGGATAGAATAGACTTCACTAAAATTGATGTTTGGCGAGGAGATGGACTCCAAATGCATATCGCTTTTTGGGACGGACATGATCTCCGGTTCATTTTCGAGAACACAACCGCAAACAATGATTACAACTTTAGCTACACTTCCATTAATGGAAGTGAAGCCTACTACACTTTTAGCCACAACAAGAAGTATGACCTCATGTGGTTTGTAATGGCTTCAACAGGAAACCTAGACCAGTACTTCATGGTGAATGGGAAGATTACTTCTACGAGTCATGCTTTGTGTGAAGATTCAAGTGGTGGTAATAGTGGAAAGTGCTTGACTTCTTTACCACCTATGTGTGGTAATACTTTTGACCAGACGAATGGTTCGTTGCCGTCGACGGTTAAGGTTGACTCAATTAATATAGGGGCTAATGATTGTGAGACTTTGTGCAAGAGCAATTGTTCTTGTACTGCATATGTTTCAGTTCAGAATGATCAATCGGTTTGTCAGCTTTATTATGGGAGTAAACAGGAgttgatgaagatgatggagATAGGGCCAGGGACTATCAACGTGCGTGTTTCTGCTAATACAAGTG ATGGTAAGAAGTGGAAAAGGTGGTTGACTATCGTGCTCCCGGTGGTTTTCCTATCGGCTCTTATTTCAGTCTTCTCATTCTGTTATCTACGTTGGAGAAGAGGACCTCAAG GAATTAGTAGGCGAGAAGGGATTATCATTTCGGATGAAGTGAGATTATTCCAAATTGGCTCCACCAATGCCTCACCAATTCAGTATGATCTAGCTAGGGTTGCCAATATGATGGAATTGAGCAGATCACAGAAGGATCAAGAACTGCCATTCTTTACTTTCTCTGCCATACAAACTGCAACAAATGACTTTGCAAAGGCTAATAAACTAGGGGAAGGTGGATTTGGGCCTGTCTACAAG GGGAAGCTATTAGAAGGACAGGAAATTGCAGTGAAAAGGTTGTCTGAACTGTCGAGGCAAGGGTTGGAGGAGTTCAAAAACGAGGTCTTAGTCATTTGTAAGCTCCAACACAGGAACCTGGTTAGGATCTTGGGGTGCTGCattgaaggagaagaaagtATACTAGTTTATGAGTACATGCCCAACAAAAGCTTAGATTCCTTCATTTTTG ATCCAGCCAAACGGGTGCTTTTGGATTGGAAAAAGCGCATGAACATTATTGATGGGATTTCTCAAGGCCTTCTATATCTTCACAAATACTCCAGATTACGGATCATTCACCGCGATCTAAAGACCAGCAATATTTTGCTAGACAGCGACATGAACcccaaaatttctgattttggcaTGGCAAGGATTTTTGGGGACAATGACACTAGAGGAAAAACAAACCGTGTTGTTGGTACATT TGGTTACATGTCTCCGGAGTATGCCATGGGCGGcctattttctgaaaaatcagatGTGTTTAGCTTCGGGGTGATCTTATTAGAGGTCATTAGTGGGAAGAAGAACATTCCATTTTTTGAGTCTGATCAAGCTAGTCTAAACTTACTTGGCAAT GCCTGGAATTTATGGAATGAAGGCAAGAGCATGGAGTTACTGGATTCAGCACTGGTTGCATCTTGTTCCAGCAGTGAAGTTATGAGGTGCATTCAGATGGGTCTTTTGTGCGTGCAAGAAAGAGCCATGGATCGACCTAATATGTCGGATGTGGCTTCGATGCTAAGCAATCAATCAATTCCTCTGCCTCTTCCAAAAGAACCTGCATTTTGGAGCCAGCTAAGTTCTACTGATGCAGATACATCTTCAAGCAGGCAAAGACATTACTCTACAATTGAGTCAACTCTAACTATTTCAGAAGTGCATGCAAGGTAG
- the LOC112168747 gene encoding CRC domain-containing protein TSO1 codes for MDSPDFTKTKATASPSSDSPPVQESPVFSFINNLSPIKTVKATHIAPAFPGLSSPPLVFTSPRVNPYTETSFLKRRSQHSELSGAGIPKTHDEGKEFADSAADPVKPLTQLQLGLITDTRDCKTKNFVETHPCSSSGFVDEYLADSTEVDCVNSDQSVNPHLEHSSSVLEPSRSGLIKSKELTLTLGNKNDNATNSRTEAQAPFMTTEQAHEYNQGKQTFIAKLTRSEKQRNDELRFNECTNIESSLSVDNAFRREYYQEFLDRGLRGEHQDDYDYCPPSLAGALHNGQLYEDENAGSIPNRRIENAVMHASKRRCLRFEEAPPCTSGKGDGSLSLLEKVSNSEPPTSTVESEMVESPYVDLITSTKTQTAASLPPRSTGKSRLTVSKPSGIGLHLNSIVNAASVVRGATSIKLADRYMGVQVMNSASINVRRCPNSLNVVEKDSAGGVDWRNETETSVAASSATTQSPHSVEFEHHGPIHEIRISDSHSIDSYEECNQSSPNTKRKRASRNIDSDGCKRCNCRKTKCLKLYCDCFSAGIYCDTTCACQECFNRPEYEDTVLETRQKIESRNPLAFAPKVVEREDESQFTPASARHKRGCNCKKSMCLKKYCECYQASVGCSNGCRCEGCQNAYGKRGEFVDVDSGVSEEVISDKDGTEIRESTFDEKLQMVATRKDSNDSPSLTPLTPSLQCFDDTHNVSKSRVLPAICRPSPQSALTIISHHKNSTRSPQRNSENSDNLMDTSKGLLDVGSYDWREDYENIGLETTSPRCYAVPTTCHLTPLSGPGSLAITSSASLTTRDLTNASQVQLRPGSHCLLSGSSLHWRSSPVTPMHRFGGMKSFQGFDSEKGNHDLLQDDTPEILKDTSIPIKSVKVSSPNKKRVSPPHSHNHELGTSSSGGLRSGRKFILKAVPSFPPLTPCIGSKGSSTIQNMNNPLQDKG; via the exons ATGGATTCTCCTGATTTCACCAAAACCAAAGCCACAGCCTCACCCTCATCCGACTCTCCTCCAGTTCAA GAGTCGCCTGTTTTTAGTTTTATCAACAATCTGTCCCCAATAAAGACTGTGAAGGCTACACATATAGCACCAGCGTTCCCCGGACTTAGCTCTCCTCCTCTTGTGTTTACATCACCACGAGTAAATCCATACACTGAGACGAGTTTCCTAAAGAG GCGCTCTCAACACTCAGAATTATCCGGTGCAGGAATACCTAAAACTCATGATGAAGGCAAGGAGTTTGCTGATAGTGCAGCGGACCCTGTGAAACCTTTGACACAATTGCAGTTGGGCTTGATTACTGACACTAGAGACTGCAAGACCAAAAATTTTGTGGAAACTCATCCTTGTAGCTCCTCAGGGTTTGTAGATGAATACTTGGCTGATTCCACTGAGGTGGACTGTGTGAATTCTGATCAATCAGTCAATCCACATTTGGAACATTCTAGCAGTGTGCTGGAGCCATCAAGAAGTGGCTTAATCAAGTCCAAGGAACTCACATTAACACTTGGCAACAAAAATGATAATGCAACCAACTCAAGAACGGAAGCTCAGGCACCTTTTATGACAACGGAGCAGGCTCATGAGTACAATCAAGGAAAGCAAACATTTATTGCAAAGTTGACAAGGAGTGAAAAGCAAAGGAATGATGAATTACGATTTAACGAATGCACAAATATCGAATCTTCTTTATCTGTTGACAATGCTTTCAGGAGAGAATATTACCAAGAATTTCTTGATCGG GGTCTAAGAGGTGAACATCAGGATGATTATGATTACTGCCCTCCATCTCTAGCTGGAGCTTTGCATAATGGTCAGCTGTATGAAGATGAGAATGCTGGTTCAATTCCAAATAGACGAATTGAAAACGCTGTAATGCATGCTTCTAAG AGACGTTGCCTTCGGTTTGAAGAGGCTCCTCCTTGTACTAGTGGCAAAGGGGACGGTTCTTTGAGTCTTTTAGAGAAGGTTAGCAATTCAGAACCACCTACCAGCACTGTAGAATCAGAGATGGTGGAATCACCTTATGTGGACTTAATAACTTCTACGAAGACACAGACGGCAGCCTCATTGCCACCTCGGAGTACTGGAAAATCTCGTTTAACTGTTTCTAAGCCATCCGGTATTGGCTTGCATTTAAACAGTATTGTCAATGCTGCATCAGTGGTTCGTGGTGCAACAAGCATAAAATTAGCAGACCGCTACATGGGTGTGCAAGTTATGAACTCAGCATCTATTAATGTAAGGCGCTGTCCTAATTCATTGAATGTGGTTGAGAAAGATTCTGCTGGTGGTGTAGACTGGAGGAATGAAACTGAGACTTCAGTTGCTGCAAGTTCTGCCACTACCCAGTCTCCCCACTCTGTGGAATTTGAGCATCATGGGCCTATACATGAGATTAGGATATCTGATTCTCACAGTATAGACAGTTACGAAGAGTGCAACCAATCTAGCCCAAACACGAAGAG GAAAAGAGCATCGAGAAATATTGATAGTGATGGGTGTAAGCGCTGCAACTGCAGGAAGACCAAATGCTTGAAACT TTactgtgattgtttttctgctggaATCTATTGTGACACAACTTGTGCTTGCCAAGAGTGCTTTAACAGACCCGAGTATGAAGATACGGTTCTTGAGACAAGACAAAAAATAGAATCCCGTAACCCTCTTGCATTTGCTCCCAAGGTTGTAGAGCGT GAAGATGAGAGTCAATTCACACCAGCCTCGGCAAGACATAAAAGAGGGTGCAATTGCAAAAAGTCAATGTGTCTGAAAAAATATTGTGAATGTTATCAG GCTAGTGTAGGATGCTCCAATGGATGCCGGTGTGAAGGATGTCAAAATGCTTATGGCAAGAGGGGAG AGTTTGTTGACGTGGATTCTGGTGTGTCCGAAGAAGTGATTAGTGACAAAGATGGCACGGAAATAAGAGAAAGCACATTTGATGAGAAGCTGCAAATGGTGGCAACAAGGAAAGATTCAAATGATTCACCCAGCCTCACTCCGTTGACACCATCATTGCAATGCTTTGA tgatACACATAATGTATCAAAATCCAGGGTCCTTCCGGCAATATGCCGTCCATCTCCTCAATCAGCTCTTACCATCATATCACATCACAAAAATTCAACAAGATCTCCTCAGAGAAATTCAGAGAACAGTGACAATCTTATGGACACAAGTAAAGGATTGTTGGACGTGGGTTCTTATGATTGGCGAGAGGATTACGAGAACATTGGTTTGGAGACTACTTCACCAAGATGCTATGCAGTCCCCACGACATGCCATCTTACTCCACTGTCCGGTCCTGGGTcattggccataacttcttcggCATCATtgacaacaagggatttgacaAATGCTTCACAAGTTCAGCTGCGCCCTGGAAGTCACTGTCTCTTGTCAGGTAGTTCTCTTCATTGGCGTAGTTCACCAGTCACCCCAATGCATCGGTTCGGTGGGATGAAATCATTTCAAGGTTTTGACTCTGAAAAGGGCAATCACGACCTCCTGCAAGATGATACACCTGAGATATTGAAGGACACTTCTATCCCCATCAAGTCGGTGAAAGTGAGCTCCCCAAATAAGAAGCGTGTTTCTCCTCCTCACAGCCACAATCATGAGCTTGGTACAAGCTCTTCAGGGGGCTTGAGAAGTGGCCGCAAGTTCATACTGAAGGCTGTGCCTTCTTTTCCACCTCTTACCCCTTGTATTGGTTCAAAAGGTAGTAGTACCATTCAGAACATGAATAATCCTCTTCAAGATAAGGGTTGA